One part of the Mariniblastus fucicola genome encodes these proteins:
- a CDS encoding DUF1559 family PulG-like putative transporter: MPIHKSQFSKCLLAMAIILTVGLPTSHAQNGGMGMSGMGMGGGMGGMGMGYEPSPLDKLKQSLKRAKTEGARQSALTKIEAILSSQYDAFLIRNESELQEMEGRVRKLRAQLERRKKAKSQLLDLELQRIANEASGLVWPEQPPASMGMGGMGMGGMGIDGMGAGGMGMMGGMPAMPGMGEASGGGSGMESFDDSHGDESELPAEDEDGSFEDSDKVSTDIMNQLRQIILAIHNFDSANRHLPKNITDEEGKPLLSWRVAILQFMDEPERKLYKRFKLDERWNSPHNIKLLEEMPDVYKCPILDSNTKTAYLGFQGDGTIFEPGKKLSFSDITDGTSNTLCVAQVNQFAAVEWTKPADVKFDPGTGTQLAVVDGTVTFGLVDGSVRKIAAKKLTASVRTSLIQRNDGQIVDLP, translated from the coding sequence ATGCCTATTCACAAGTCTCAATTCTCAAAATGTCTGCTCGCCATGGCGATCATTCTCACCGTCGGCTTGCCAACTTCCCACGCCCAGAACGGCGGCATGGGAATGAGTGGCATGGGAATGGGTGGTGGCATGGGTGGAATGGGAATGGGTTACGAACCGTCGCCATTGGACAAGCTGAAACAGTCACTCAAACGAGCGAAAACCGAAGGCGCCCGACAGAGTGCGTTGACCAAAATCGAAGCGATACTTTCAAGCCAATACGATGCCTTCCTGATTCGGAACGAGTCTGAGCTACAGGAAATGGAGGGCCGAGTTCGAAAACTGCGGGCACAACTGGAACGACGTAAAAAAGCCAAGTCTCAGTTGCTTGATCTTGAGCTGCAGCGGATCGCGAATGAGGCCAGTGGTTTGGTGTGGCCCGAGCAACCACCTGCTTCGATGGGGATGGGTGGCATGGGCATGGGCGGCATGGGAATCGACGGTATGGGAGCTGGCGGCATGGGGATGATGGGAGGAATGCCGGCAATGCCCGGGATGGGTGAAGCGAGCGGAGGAGGTTCCGGGATGGAATCCTTCGACGATTCACACGGGGATGAATCTGAGTTGCCCGCGGAAGATGAAGACGGCAGCTTCGAGGATAGCGACAAAGTTTCGACAGACATCATGAATCAATTGAGACAAATCATCCTGGCGATTCACAATTTCGATTCAGCCAACCGGCACCTGCCGAAGAACATCACGGACGAAGAAGGCAAACCACTCTTGAGCTGGAGGGTCGCGATTCTACAATTCATGGACGAACCAGAAAGAAAACTTTACAAGCGATTCAAACTGGACGAGCGTTGGAACAGTCCGCACAACATCAAGCTACTTGAAGAGATGCCGGACGTTTACAAATGTCCAATCCTTGATTCGAACACGAAAACGGCTTACCTCGGATTCCAGGGCGACGGGACGATTTTTGAACCGGGTAAGAAACTTTCTTTCTCCGACATCACCGACGGCACTTCGAACACGTTGTGTGTTGCTCAGGTAAATCAGTTCGCTGCCGTTGAATGGACGAAACCGGCGGATGTGAAGTTCGATCCTGGTACCGGGACTCAGCTGGCTGTAGTCGACGGGACAGTCACGTTTGGACTCGTTGACGGATCTGTCAGAAAAATTGCGGCGAAAAAGCTTACTGCTTCTGTTCGCACCAGTCTGATTCAACGCAACGACGGACAGATTGTGGATCTCCCTTAG
- a CDS encoding serine/threonine-protein kinase: MSQSKPHCDREQLAKAISQTLDDAAELKLAEHLCECASCRDELARSAGDESFWNKATANLAASATFKTDTESELHSSVFVKVDPDASDMATIGSAGSLNEEAEASLPFDPPTHPEMLGRVDGFSIEQMIGRGGMGVVYKGFDAELNRPVAIKFLAPHLSVSGVARKRFAREAQAAAAVVHPNVVPIYSIGTSQSRPYLVMALVSGRSLQKHVEEHGPMPAEDVVRIAQQIAAGLAAAHEQGLVHRDIKPANIMLEKEVSRVLITDFGLARAADDAGMTQSGWLAGTPHYMSPEQSKGDDIDHRSDLFSLGSVMYFMATGREPFRAENPYGVLQKIGAEEPKSTRSINGSIPKTLDNVITKLLSKDPSERFASATSVQEVLTQYLAYLQNPTQHSLPKVSVAAKFPWRLKATLGIAALLLAIVAAFQFDQLFYPTTPANTHVGEPVRRESSAFPLPAESTPEWISEVPDSRRWEAELASIRETITRMEQPIRSSTVRAFDQFEVEKRLLDERIRAMERSAGN, translated from the coding sequence ATGAGCCAATCGAAACCTCACTGCGATCGTGAGCAACTTGCGAAAGCGATCTCCCAAACGCTCGACGACGCGGCGGAATTGAAACTGGCGGAACATCTTTGCGAATGTGCTTCCTGTCGCGATGAACTTGCTCGTTCGGCGGGAGATGAATCATTCTGGAACAAAGCCACCGCAAACCTGGCCGCGTCGGCGACCTTCAAAACAGATACTGAATCAGAATTGCACTCCAGCGTGTTTGTGAAAGTCGACCCGGACGCATCGGACATGGCGACGATTGGATCTGCTGGTTCATTGAATGAAGAAGCAGAAGCATCGCTGCCATTCGATCCGCCAACGCACCCGGAAATGTTAGGCCGCGTGGACGGGTTCAGCATCGAACAAATGATCGGCCGCGGCGGCATGGGAGTCGTCTACAAAGGCTTCGACGCGGAACTGAATCGACCAGTTGCGATCAAGTTTCTGGCTCCGCATCTTTCGGTCAGTGGTGTCGCCCGAAAACGGTTTGCTCGCGAGGCCCAAGCCGCCGCAGCGGTGGTGCATCCGAACGTGGTTCCGATCTATTCCATCGGAACGTCGCAGAGCCGGCCCTATCTGGTGATGGCTCTGGTTTCCGGGCGTTCGCTGCAAAAACATGTTGAAGAACACGGCCCGATGCCAGCCGAAGACGTCGTTCGCATCGCTCAACAAATCGCTGCGGGCCTTGCCGCGGCCCACGAACAGGGACTCGTTCATCGCGACATCAAACCGGCCAATATTATGCTGGAAAAAGAAGTCAGCCGCGTTTTAATCACCGATTTCGGATTGGCTCGCGCCGCCGACGATGCGGGAATGACTCAATCCGGTTGGCTGGCCGGGACACCGCACTACATGTCGCCGGAGCAATCCAAGGGCGACGACATCGACCACCGCAGCGACCTGTTCAGTCTTGGAAGCGTGATGTATTTCATGGCAACGGGTCGTGAACCGTTTCGCGCGGAAAATCCATACGGCGTGCTGCAAAAAATCGGTGCTGAAGAACCCAAGTCGACTCGTTCGATCAACGGCTCGATTCCGAAAACGCTGGACAATGTGATTACGAAGTTGCTTTCGAAAGATCCATCGGAACGTTTTGCTTCGGCGACTTCGGTCCAGGAAGTCCTAACGCAATACTTGGCCTACTTGCAGAATCCAACTCAGCACTCGCTGCCAAAAGTTAGCGTCGCGGCAAAATTTCCATGGCGACTGAAAGCGACGTTGGGCATTGCGGCGTTGCTATTGGCAATCGTCGCAGCGTTTCAATTCGACCAACTTTTTTATCCGACAACGCCAGCGAACACTCATGTCGGCGAACCTGTTCGGCGCGAGTCGAGTGCGTTCCCCCTGCCGGCTGAATCGACGCCTGAATGGATTTCAGAAGTTCCGGATTCGCGCCGATGGGAAGCCGAGTTGGCGTCGATTCGAGAAACAATCACGCGGATGGAACAGCCAATTCGCAGCTCGACGGTGAGAGCGTTCGATCAGTTTGAAGTTGAGAAAAGGTTACTCGACGAACGAATTCGGGCGATGGAAAGATCAGCCGGAAACTAA
- a CDS encoding RNA polymerase sigma factor, which translates to MNEDPKTRISLVLRLKEPADAEAWFQFCEIYQPLILRIAKSRGLQAADANDLAQDAFVRIAKSVQRWQPDSEKGSFRAWVATIARNLTVDFLRRQNRQPMSANDPLLQNEPQQCAESDFYDAEYEKQLFAWAAEKIRPAFKTETWQAFWRTAVEHETVADVSKSLGLSAGAIYMARSRIIAKLRTVVEQASAENVLSETSLPSEGNVK; encoded by the coding sequence TTGAACGAAGACCCCAAAACTCGAATCAGCCTGGTGTTGCGGTTGAAAGAACCGGCTGACGCGGAAGCGTGGTTTCAGTTTTGCGAAATCTATCAGCCTCTGATTCTTCGCATCGCAAAATCGCGAGGATTGCAAGCCGCAGACGCGAACGATTTGGCTCAGGACGCTTTCGTTCGCATCGCCAAATCGGTTCAACGTTGGCAACCGGATTCCGAGAAAGGTTCCTTTCGGGCCTGGGTTGCCACGATCGCTCGCAACCTGACCGTAGACTTTCTCCGACGGCAAAATCGCCAGCCGATGTCGGCCAACGATCCGCTGTTGCAGAACGAACCTCAGCAATGTGCCGAATCGGATTTCTACGACGCCGAGTATGAAAAGCAATTGTTCGCGTGGGCTGCCGAGAAGATTCGTCCGGCGTTCAAAACGGAAACTTGGCAAGCGTTCTGGCGAACCGCGGTCGAGCATGAAACTGTGGCGGACGTTTCGAAATCGCTGGGGCTTTCCGCCGGAGCCATCTATATGGCTCGCTCGCGGATCATCGCGAAACTGCGAACCGTTGTCGAGCAAGCCTCTGCAGAAAATGTCTTGTCTGAAACATCGTTGCCGTCAGAAGGGAACGTGAAATGA
- a CDS encoding GNAT family N-acetyltransferase: MEFGKTEFWVMGFGETELVTTRPEVTMDVKDYFVESTLRDGSPVILRAIRPTDKQALQTALQNLGSDSRYSRFFYPKRKLTDRELKFYTELDFERHVAIGVGLIEDDESLPIGIARYIVDDADPTRAEVAFTVADEFQSLGVGSLLLKHLSLLAVKSGVGKFAATTFAENEKMIRVFARSNRPMSCETADGMITVTIDLLTN; this comes from the coding sequence TTGGAATTTGGCAAAACTGAGTTCTGGGTCATGGGATTTGGCGAAACGGAATTGGTTACTACGAGGCCCGAAGTGACGATGGACGTCAAAGACTATTTTGTCGAGTCAACTTTGCGAGATGGCAGTCCAGTGATCTTGCGGGCGATCCGGCCTACCGACAAACAGGCTCTACAAACAGCGCTTCAGAATCTTGGCAGCGATTCAAGGTACTCGCGATTCTTCTACCCGAAGCGAAAACTCACCGATCGCGAACTGAAGTTCTACACGGAGTTGGACTTTGAGCGACACGTTGCGATCGGAGTCGGCCTTATCGAAGACGACGAATCGCTTCCGATCGGCATTGCCCGCTACATCGTCGACGACGCCGACCCAACCCGCGCCGAAGTCGCTTTCACGGTCGCAGATGAGTTTCAAAGCCTCGGTGTCGGGTCTTTGCTGCTCAAGCACCTATCTTTGCTGGCCGTGAAGAGTGGGGTGGGAAAATTCGCTGCAACAACGTTCGCCGAAAATGAGAAAATGATCCGCGTTTTCGCACGCTCGAATCGCCCCATGAGTTGCGAGACGGCCGACGGGATGATTACCGTCACGATCGATTTGCTGACGAACTGA
- a CDS encoding universal stress protein, translated as MKQQNILCPVDFSGSSEPAVDLAARLAVAEKSKIWLLHIVESNEPAVSMDEASLRNFSTQIEDQYLSQQNIDYEHVTLHGKPAEKIVEFAKKRSIDLIFMGTHGRTGLARVVVGSVAQNVMANASCPVVTVKSPA; from the coding sequence ATGAAGCAACAAAACATCCTGTGCCCTGTCGATTTTTCAGGCTCTTCCGAACCAGCCGTGGATCTGGCTGCGAGGCTCGCCGTGGCAGAGAAATCAAAAATTTGGCTTCTTCATATCGTCGAATCCAACGAGCCAGCGGTGTCGATGGATGAGGCGTCGCTTCGGAATTTCTCCACGCAAATTGAAGATCAATACCTGAGCCAACAAAATATCGATTATGAGCATGTTACGTTGCACGGAAAACCTGCGGAGAAGATCGTTGAGTTCGCAAAGAAGCGATCGATCGATCTGATTTTTATGGGAACGCACGGTCGAACCGGATTGGCTCGTGTCGTCGTCGGAAGTGTGGCACAAAACGTGATGGCCAATGCTTCCTGCCCCGTCGTGACCGTCAAATCGCCGGCGTAG
- a CDS encoding histone deacetylase family protein: protein MTLLYYDPIFQEHDTGDHPENAARLSITIRQLNLILMGDSSTRPSWSAASVDRIARVHEKIYIDGVRDFAAQGGGRFDQDTVGSKASYNVAINAVGAVCDAVERVVRGDDQTAFCLVRPPGHHALHDRAMGFCLFNNVAVGARVAVEELGLDRVMIVDWDVHHGNGTQAIFWEDPHVAYFSMHRSPFYPYTGMEAETGYGSGVGTTCNVPVKFGTPREMQLAIFEERLTDFADEIKPQLVLISAGFDSHKDDPIGSLGLHAEDFAVMTRSVIKIADQFAEGRIVSVLEGGYNPAALAECVACHLEELDLAKTSR from the coding sequence ATGACGCTTCTCTACTACGATCCGATCTTTCAGGAGCACGACACAGGCGACCATCCTGAGAACGCGGCCCGATTGTCGATCACGATTCGACAGCTGAATCTTATCCTGATGGGAGACAGTTCAACGCGACCGAGTTGGAGTGCCGCTTCGGTCGATCGTATCGCACGCGTGCATGAAAAAATCTACATCGATGGCGTCAGAGATTTTGCTGCGCAGGGTGGAGGACGCTTCGATCAAGACACGGTAGGAAGTAAGGCCAGTTACAACGTCGCGATCAACGCGGTGGGGGCTGTATGCGATGCCGTCGAACGCGTCGTCCGTGGTGATGACCAGACGGCTTTCTGCCTTGTGCGTCCGCCCGGCCATCACGCTTTGCACGACAGAGCGATGGGGTTCTGCCTGTTCAACAATGTTGCCGTTGGCGCTCGCGTCGCCGTTGAGGAACTGGGGCTTGATCGAGTCATGATCGTCGATTGGGACGTTCACCATGGCAACGGAACGCAAGCGATTTTCTGGGAAGACCCGCACGTCGCTTACTTTTCGATGCACCGTTCGCCCTTCTATCCCTATACAGGAATGGAGGCGGAAACGGGCTACGGTTCTGGAGTCGGCACGACCTGCAACGTGCCGGTGAAGTTCGGCACGCCGCGTGAAATGCAGTTGGCGATCTTCGAGGAACGTTTGACAGACTTTGCAGACGAAATCAAACCGCAGCTTGTGCTCATCAGCGCGGGTTTTGACAGCCACAAAGACGATCCGATTGGCTCACTGGGCCTACACGCTGAAGATTTCGCAGTGATGACTCGCTCGGTGATCAAAATCGCTGACCAATTTGCGGAAGGACGCATCGTGAGCGTTCTCGAAGGCGGATACAACCCGGCAGCGTTGGCCGAGTGCGTGGCGTGTCACTTGGAAGAACTCGACTTGGCGAAAACGTCCAGGTAG